Proteins encoded together in one Lachnospiraceae bacterium JLR.KK008 window:
- a CDS encoding NAD(P)/FAD-dependent oxidoreductase, giving the protein MNTMDYDIVIIGAGAVGCACARELARYRLNIAVLEKEPDVACGTSGRNSAVVHAGFNNKPGSLMARFCVEGNQGFETLCRELDVPYRKTGKYLTAFTEEDVDTLQGLLEQGEANGCEGLALIPGEEMRREEPLVGGMMALHSPNTAIINPFLYTVALAENAKANGVDFFFDRELIQVQRRGAGFLLMTKDGSVYRTSFVINCAGVHSATVAALFGIVSYHIYPCRGEYFILDQEALKYVHTPVYPAPRKGAGGLGVHLTPTIDGNIIIGPSAEYIDGEDDFATTKQVMDRLLQEAGQFLPQMTERLVIGSYAGLRAKQAPPQEGGFRDFVIKEEERCKGLIDLIGIESPGLTASVPIARYVARLLQGRMELAEKSDFNPVHKGIQRFRELPLTERERLVRADREYGEIICRCETVTKKEIRLAIENPLGTVTLSGIKNRTRCMTGRCQGGYCMARIADILINEYGFAPEDIRLRETGTELFCGRVK; this is encoded by the coding sequence ATGAACACCATGGACTATGACATCGTTATCATCGGTGCCGGAGCGGTAGGCTGTGCCTGTGCACGGGAGCTGGCGAGGTACCGTCTGAACATTGCGGTTCTGGAGAAGGAGCCGGATGTGGCGTGTGGGACAAGCGGAAGAAATTCGGCTGTCGTACATGCGGGCTTTAATAATAAACCGGGATCATTGATGGCACGGTTTTGTGTGGAGGGAAACCAGGGATTTGAAACACTGTGCCGTGAGCTGGACGTACCCTATCGGAAGACCGGGAAATATCTGACAGCGTTCACTGAAGAGGATGTGGATACTCTGCAGGGACTGCTGGAGCAGGGAGAGGCAAACGGCTGTGAAGGACTTGCACTGATTCCCGGAGAAGAAATGCGCCGGGAGGAACCGCTGGTAGGCGGCATGATGGCGCTGCATTCTCCGAACACGGCGATTATCAATCCGTTCTTATACACGGTCGCTCTGGCGGAAAATGCCAAGGCCAACGGTGTGGATTTCTTCTTTGACAGGGAGCTGATACAGGTGCAGAGACGTGGCGCCGGATTTTTGCTTATGACAAAGGACGGCAGTGTTTATCGCACATCTTTTGTCATCAACTGTGCGGGCGTACACAGCGCGACTGTGGCCGCCCTGTTCGGGATTGTCTCATACCATATTTATCCATGCCGCGGAGAATATTTCATTTTGGATCAGGAGGCGCTGAAGTATGTACATACGCCGGTATATCCTGCTCCGCGGAAAGGAGCAGGCGGACTTGGCGTACATCTGACGCCTACGATTGACGGCAATATTATTATTGGTCCCAGTGCGGAATACATTGACGGGGAGGACGATTTTGCCACGACGAAACAGGTTATGGACCGGTTGCTGCAGGAGGCCGGGCAGTTTCTCCCGCAGATGACAGAGAGGCTTGTGATCGGCAGCTATGCAGGACTGCGGGCCAAGCAGGCGCCGCCGCAGGAAGGCGGCTTCCGGGACTTTGTAATCAAAGAGGAAGAGCGTTGCAAAGGGCTCATAGATCTGATTGGCATTGAATCTCCGGGACTGACGGCGTCCGTGCCGATCGCCAGATATGTTGCCAGACTGTTACAGGGTCGTATGGAACTTGCGGAGAAGAGTGACTTTAATCCGGTTCATAAAGGGATCCAGCGGTTTCGGGAACTGCCTTTGACAGAACGGGAAAGGCTCGTGAGAGCGGACAGAGAATATGGGGAAATCATATGTCGGTGCGAGACTGTTACGAAAAAGGAGATCAGACTGGCGATCGAAAATCCTCTGGGGACGGTTACGCTGTCCGGGATCAAAAATCGGACGAGGTGTATGACCGGCAGATGTCAGGGCGGATATTGTATGGCCAGGATTGCAGATATATTGATCAATGAGTATGGATTCGCGCCGGAAGACATCAGGCTTCGGGAGACTGGCACGGAATTGTTTTGTGGAAGGGTAAAATGA
- a CDS encoding FAD-dependent oxidoreductase yields MNTFGKMENIKLAVVGAEPGGLAAAVSARRSGIDDVVVFEREQSPGGILNQCIHDGFGLLRYGEALTGPEYADRLLQEARTLGIEIKTGCMVLQMDRHKRITVCSPEGLSVIRTEAVIFATGCRERTRGNMMIPGTRPAGIYTAGVAQNLINRRNLMPGRKIIILGSGDIGLIMARRLVLEGAEVTAVFEIRSVAGGLERNVRQCLFDYQIPLYLNHTVTQINGKKRIESVNVARVNEAGSIIPGTETVFPCDTLILSVGLIPENEIVKDAGIAIDETTKGASVDECLQTEIQGVFVCGNARKVSDLADIVSAEGEAAGRNAARSIRNETLETYSAPVSHTLPKGVPQAGILTCIVCPRGCHLTTSWDREGEVLVSGNQCPRGLAYAREELTCPKRILTTTVKTADGGLLSVKTKNGVEKSALATWSEKLWHMTLPARTYQCGDIIVIDGCEFLAGVDTRSR; encoded by the coding sequence ATGAACACATTCGGAAAAATGGAAAATATAAAGCTGGCTGTGGTGGGAGCGGAACCGGGCGGGCTGGCCGCCGCTGTCAGCGCCAGAAGAAGCGGTATCGATGATGTTGTCGTCTTTGAGAGAGAACAAAGTCCGGGAGGGATTTTGAATCAGTGCATACATGACGGATTCGGACTTCTGCGCTACGGAGAGGCGCTGACCGGGCCGGAATATGCGGACCGGCTGTTGCAGGAGGCCAGAACGCTGGGGATAGAGATCAAAACCGGCTGTATGGTATTGCAGATGGATCGTCACAAAAGGATCACCGTCTGTTCCCCGGAAGGGTTATCGGTCATTCGCACGGAGGCAGTGATCTTTGCCACAGGCTGCAGAGAGCGGACGCGAGGGAACATGATGATACCGGGGACGAGACCGGCCGGTATTTATACGGCAGGCGTGGCACAGAATCTGATTAACCGGAGGAACCTCATGCCGGGTAGAAAGATTATCATTCTCGGTTCGGGGGACATCGGACTGATTATGGCCAGGCGATTGGTGCTCGAAGGAGCAGAGGTGACCGCTGTCTTTGAAATACGGTCTGTTGCAGGCGGTCTGGAAAGAAATGTCAGACAATGTCTGTTCGACTATCAGATCCCTCTGTATCTGAACCATACGGTGACGCAGATCAACGGGAAAAAACGGATCGAAAGTGTGAACGTTGCCAGAGTAAATGAGGCGGGCAGCATAATTCCGGGGACGGAAACGGTCTTTCCCTGCGATACGCTGATCTTATCTGTGGGGCTGATTCCGGAAAATGAAATTGTCAAAGACGCAGGGATCGCAATCGATGAGACGACGAAAGGGGCCAGTGTGGACGAGTGTCTGCAGACAGAGATACAGGGCGTGTTTGTCTGTGGAAACGCCAGAAAAGTGTCGGACCTGGCGGACATCGTATCGGCAGAAGGGGAAGCTGCCGGAAGAAATGCCGCCCGGTCGATCAGAAACGAAACACTGGAAACATACAGTGCTCCGGTTTCGCACACATTGCCCAAAGGAGTTCCGCAGGCAGGGATTCTCACCTGTATTGTCTGTCCGCGGGGATGCCATCTGACAACGTCTTGGGACAGGGAGGGTGAAGTGCTGGTCTCAGGAAATCAATGTCCCAGAGGACTGGCATATGCCAGAGAAGAGCTGACCTGCCCGAAAAGGATATTAACGACGACAGTGAAGACGGCGGACGGCGGTCTGCTTTCTGTAAAGACAAAGAACGGAGTTGAAAAGTCGGCTCTGGCAACATGGTCGGAAAAACTGTGGCATATGACATTGCCTGCCCGTACCTATCAATGCGGAGACATCATAGTGATAGACGGATGTGAATTTCTGGCGGGAGTGGATACGAGATCACGGTGA
- a CDS encoding Helicase associated domain protein: protein MTERMPPKGQDDCHANSQENKERIRYGGNRLRLVYMEHTERKGNKRRKRRTFDEWLTDARTYRKRYGDLLVPCDYVTAEGNRLGRWIERKRGQYNGVKSIHGQLYADEIAALEAIGMVWKLEHRFPWEEWICQADQYYHTYGHLNVPKEYAIGPYRLGYWLIEQRQKYASGQLSSMQIRELEKFQMRWEMSRPRSWNEWYEIARIYYERHGDLRVPANYTTKEGIRLGRWICSQRDCYHERPGKRRLTSAEIEKLDGIGMVWSIAQEQDLYWQRMLECAKAYVAEHHRLPPRISEKVMTADGNDLTNWVRAQQDRYRQGLLKEERVAALKAAGIVGRREGKESRRSDDGSNMGERIRTLRVLLKLSPEKVAEDLHISEKDYMEAETGKKDMPLGMAMRIASYYRLSLVYLAQGRWTASKSVHTQESAAILSMLRRSETKKREHAIKMLEEYLT from the coding sequence GTGACTGAAAGGATGCCGCCGAAAGGGCAGGATGATTGTCATGCGAATTCGCAGGAAAATAAGGAACGGATCAGATATGGCGGAAACCGGTTGAGGCTTGTGTATATGGAACATACGGAGAGAAAAGGGAACAAGAGACGTAAAAGAAGAACGTTCGACGAATGGCTTACGGATGCCAGGACATACCGGAAAAGGTATGGTGATCTCCTGGTACCGTGTGACTATGTAACAGCAGAGGGGAACCGACTGGGCAGATGGATCGAACGCAAACGGGGACAGTACAATGGTGTGAAATCGATTCACGGTCAGCTGTATGCCGATGAGATAGCGGCTTTGGAAGCGATCGGTATGGTGTGGAAACTGGAACACCGGTTTCCGTGGGAAGAGTGGATCTGTCAGGCGGATCAATATTATCATACATACGGACATCTGAATGTTCCGAAAGAATATGCCATTGGGCCCTATCGCCTCGGATATTGGCTCATAGAGCAGCGTCAGAAGTACGCTTCCGGGCAATTATCATCCATGCAGATCAGAGAGCTGGAAAAATTTCAAATGCGCTGGGAGATGTCGCGGCCGCGCAGCTGGAATGAATGGTATGAGATCGCCCGAATTTATTATGAGAGACATGGGGATCTCAGAGTTCCGGCGAATTATACGACGAAAGAAGGCATCCGGCTGGGCAGATGGATTTGCAGCCAAAGGGACTGTTATCATGAACGGCCCGGTAAGCGCAGACTGACATCAGCGGAGATCGAAAAGCTGGATGGTATCGGTATGGTCTGGAGCATTGCGCAGGAACAGGATCTTTACTGGCAGCGTATGCTGGAATGTGCAAAAGCGTATGTGGCGGAACATCACCGGCTGCCGCCACGGATCTCGGAAAAAGTGATGACGGCGGATGGAAACGATCTGACGAACTGGGTGCGGGCGCAGCAAGACCGATACCGACAGGGACTTTTAAAAGAAGAAAGAGTGGCGGCGCTGAAAGCGGCAGGCATTGTCGGACGCAGAGAAGGGAAAGAGAGCAGAAGGTCTGATGACGGAAGCAATATGGGGGAGAGAATCCGTACCCTGCGCGTTCTTCTGAAATTGTCGCCGGAAAAAGTGGCGGAAGATCTGCACATCAGCGAGAAGGATTATATGGAGGCGGAGACCGGAAAGAAGGATATGCCCCTCGGTATGGCGATGCGCATTGCCTCGTACTATCGTCTGTCACTGGTCTATCTCGCGCAGGGCAGGTGGACAGCCTCAAAATCAGTCCACACCCAGGAGAGCGCTGCTATCCTGTCGATGCTCAGACGCAGCGAGACCAAAAAGCGGGAACATGCCATAAAGATGTTAGAAGAATATCTGACATAG
- a CDS encoding helix-turn-helix transcriptional regulator has translation MEYTAEFIYDKSETGRRIRSLREQKKITCEEMAQKLGRTEKEFRDVERGLCSISLHTALEIAAFFDLTLDELIEGDSHEADTQIQPTGEEEKILSLLARSDPRQRTEALKLVQEYLLDGIE, from the coding sequence ATGGAGTATACGGCAGAATTTATTTATGATAAATCAGAAACGGGGAGGCGCATTCGCAGCCTGCGTGAGCAGAAAAAGATAACCTGTGAGGAAATGGCGCAAAAGCTGGGTAGAACAGAAAAAGAATTCAGAGACGTCGAGCGGGGATTATGCAGCATCTCTCTGCATACGGCGCTGGAGATTGCGGCTTTCTTTGATCTGACATTGGACGAGCTGATTGAAGGAGACAGCCATGAAGCTGATACACAGATACAGCCGACGGGTGAGGAAGAAAAGATCCTGTCCCTTCTGGCACGCAGTGATCCGCGACAGCGCACAGAGGCGCTGAAACTGGTACAGGAATACTTACTGGATGGAATAGAATAA
- the ileS gene encoding isoleucine--tRNA ligase has translation MYQKVSTDLNFVDREKEVGKFWREHDIFRKSMESRKQGETYTFYDGPPTANGKPHIGHVLTRVIKDMIPRYRTMKGYMVPRKAGWDTHGLPVELEVEKLLGLDGKEQIEEYGLDPFISKCKESVWKYKGMWEDFSGTVGFWADMDDPYVTYHDDYIESEWWALKEIWDKGLLYKGFKIVPYCPRCGTPLSSHEVAQGYKAVKERSAIVRFKVRDEEAYFLAWTTTPWTLPSNLALCVNPGETYVKVKAADGYVYYMAQALLDRVLGKLGDEAADKAACEVLETYTGKDLEYKEYEPLFACAGEGAAKQHKKAHYVTCDTYVTMTDGTGIVHIAPAFGEDDAQVGRKYDLPFVQFVDGKGNMTAETPYAGKFVKDADLDILKDLEKEGKLFDAPKFEHDYPFCWRCDTPLIYYARESWFIKMTAVKDDLIRNNNTINWIPESIGKGRFGDWLENIQDWGISRNRYWGTPLNVWECSCGHMHAIGSRQELEQMSGNPEAKTVELHRPYIDAITIKCPQCGGEMHRVPEVIDCWFDSGAMPFAQHHYPFENKDLFEQQFPAQFISEAVDQTRGWFYSLLAESTLLFNRAPYENVIVLGHVQDENGKKLSKSKGNAIDPFEALSQYGADAIRWYFYINSAPWLPNRFYGKAVMEGQRKFMGTLWNTYAFFVLYANIDGFDATKYELEYDKLSVMDKWLLSKLNTLIQDVDADLGNYRIPEAARALQDFVDEMSNWYVRRGRERFWAKGMEQDKINAYMTLYTALVTVSKAAAPMVPFMTEQIYQNLVRSIDKEAPESIHLCDFPAADKAVIDTKLEEDMEAVLATVVLGRAARNTANIKNRQPIGMMYVKAENELSDFYKEIIEDELNVKEVVYSQDVRNFTSYTFKPQLKTLGRRFGKQINALKELLATIDGNQAMDEINEKGTLTVTLDGKEEVLDKEDLLIDAAQVEGFVSESYGGITVVLDTNLSEALIEEGFVYEIISKIQTMRKEAGFEVMDHITVSVRGNERIAAIVDKNVAGISAKVLADAIAYGGESAIEKEWNINGETVMIGVEKR, from the coding sequence ATGTACCAAAAGGTATCTACAGACCTGAATTTCGTGGACAGGGAAAAAGAAGTCGGGAAATTCTGGCGGGAACATGATATTTTCAGGAAGAGTATGGAGAGCAGGAAGCAGGGGGAAACGTATACGTTCTACGACGGGCCGCCGACTGCCAACGGAAAGCCCCACATCGGACATGTGCTGACCAGAGTCATCAAAGATATGATTCCTCGTTACAGGACGATGAAAGGGTATATGGTTCCGAGAAAGGCGGGCTGGGATACACACGGACTTCCGGTGGAGCTGGAAGTGGAGAAGCTCCTTGGACTGGACGGCAAGGAGCAGATTGAAGAGTATGGGCTCGATCCGTTTATTTCCAAATGTAAGGAGAGCGTGTGGAAATATAAGGGTATGTGGGAAGACTTTTCCGGCACGGTAGGATTCTGGGCGGATATGGACGATCCATATGTCACTTATCATGACGATTATATCGAATCCGAGTGGTGGGCGTTGAAGGAAATCTGGGATAAGGGACTGCTCTACAAAGGGTTCAAGATTGTGCCGTATTGTCCGCGGTGCGGGACGCCGCTATCCTCTCATGAGGTAGCGCAGGGCTATAAGGCAGTAAAGGAACGGTCTGCGATTGTGCGCTTTAAAGTCAGGGATGAGGAGGCTTATTTCCTGGCATGGACGACAACGCCATGGACACTGCCCTCCAATCTGGCGCTCTGTGTCAATCCCGGGGAAACTTATGTCAAAGTAAAGGCGGCCGACGGCTATGTCTATTATATGGCACAGGCGCTTCTGGACCGGGTGCTTGGTAAACTGGGGGATGAAGCAGCCGATAAGGCGGCCTGTGAAGTGCTGGAGACTTATACCGGAAAAGATCTGGAATACAAAGAATATGAACCGCTGTTTGCCTGCGCGGGTGAAGGTGCGGCAAAACAGCATAAAAAGGCGCATTATGTGACTTGTGACACATATGTCACAATGACGGACGGTACCGGTATCGTTCATATCGCTCCTGCCTTTGGTGAGGACGATGCGCAGGTGGGCAGGAAATATGATCTTCCGTTTGTACAGTTTGTGGACGGCAAAGGCAATATGACGGCAGAGACGCCTTATGCGGGGAAATTCGTGAAGGATGCCGATCTGGATATTTTAAAAGATCTGGAAAAAGAAGGAAAGCTGTTTGACGCGCCGAAGTTCGAGCATGACTATCCATTCTGCTGGCGTTGTGACACACCGCTGATTTATTATGCGCGGGAGTCATGGTTTATCAAGATGACGGCAGTGAAAGATGACCTGATCCGCAATAATAATACGATCAACTGGATTCCGGAATCGATCGGCAAAGGGCGGTTTGGAGACTGGCTGGAAAATATTCAGGACTGGGGAATTTCCAGAAACCGATACTGGGGGACGCCGCTGAATGTGTGGGAATGTTCCTGCGGCCATATGCACGCGATCGGCAGCAGGCAGGAACTGGAACAGATGAGCGGCAACCCTGAGGCAAAAACGGTAGAGCTTCACAGGCCGTATATCGATGCGATTACGATCAAGTGTCCGCAGTGCGGTGGTGAAATGCACCGTGTGCCGGAAGTGATCGACTGCTGGTTTGACTCCGGGGCGATGCCGTTTGCCCAGCACCATTATCCGTTTGAAAATAAAGATTTATTTGAGCAGCAGTTTCCGGCACAGTTTATTTCCGAGGCGGTCGACCAGACAAGAGGGTGGTTCTATTCTCTGCTGGCGGAATCGACGTTACTGTTTAACCGGGCGCCCTATGAGAACGTGATCGTACTGGGACATGTACAGGATGAGAACGGAAAGAAACTGTCCAAATCCAAAGGCAATGCCATTGATCCCTTTGAGGCCTTGTCCCAATACGGCGCCGATGCGATCCGCTGGTATTTTTATATCAATTCTGCGCCGTGGCTGCCGAACCGCTTCTATGGCAAGGCCGTGATGGAAGGACAGCGTAAATTTATGGGCACGTTGTGGAATACGTATGCCTTTTTCGTGCTCTATGCGAATATCGACGGGTTTGACGCCACGAAATATGAACTGGAATATGATAAATTGTCTGTCATGGATAAATGGCTGTTGTCGAAGCTGAACACACTCATCCAGGACGTTGACGCCGATCTGGGCAATTACCGTATTCCGGAGGCGGCAAGAGCATTGCAGGATTTCGTGGACGAGATGAGCAACTGGTATGTAAGGCGGGGCAGAGAACGTTTCTGGGCCAAAGGGATGGAACAGGATAAAATCAATGCCTATATGACGTTGTATACGGCTCTTGTGACTGTTTCCAAGGCTGCGGCGCCGATGGTTCCGTTTATGACTGAACAGATCTACCAGAATCTGGTGAGAAGCATTGACAAAGAGGCACCGGAGAGCATTCATCTGTGTGATTTCCCGGCTGCGGATAAAGCTGTGATCGACACGAAACTGGAGGAGGATATGGAAGCGGTGCTCGCCACAGTCGTTCTCGGACGTGCGGCGAGAAATACGGCCAATATCAAGAACCGTCAGCCGATTGGCATGATGTACGTGAAAGCGGAGAATGAACTCTCTGATTTTTATAAAGAGATCATCGAAGATGAGTTGAATGTCAAAGAAGTCGTCTATTCACAGGATGTGAGAAACTTCACCTCCTACACATTCAAGCCGCAGCTGAAAACGCTGGGACGGCGGTTTGGCAAACAGATCAATGCGCTCAAAGAGCTGCTGGCAACGATCGACGGCAATCAGGCGATGGACGAAATCAATGAGAAGGGTACGCTGACGGTCACACTGGACGGCAAAGAAGAGGTGTTAGACAAAGAGGATCTTCTGATCGATGCTGCGCAGGTGGAGGGCTTTGTATCCGAGAGTTATGGCGGCATTACAGTTGTACTTGATACGAATCTGTCCGAAGCGCTGATCGAGGAAGGGTTTGTCTATGAAATTATCAGTAAGATCCAGACAATGCGCAAAGAAGCCGGATTTGAAGTGATGGACCATATTACCGTATCTGTGCGGGGCAACGAACGGATCGCGGCGATCGTGGACAAAAATGTGGCAGGCATCAGCGCGAAGGTACTGGCGGATGCGATCGCTTATGGCGGCGAGTCAGCCATTGAGAAAGAGTGGAACATCAACGGCGAGACGGTCATGATCGGTGTGGAGAAGCGATAA
- a CDS encoding bile acid:sodium symporter family protein — translation MKVLGKTSNLVGKYMAVIVLAIAALALFVPSSLNWIKTSWVNPLLMIVMFGMGLTLKLSDFAVVFKRPKDILIGCVAQFTIMPLLAFLLGKAFGLEAGLLAGVILVGTCPGGTSSNVMTFLSKGDVALSVGMTSVNTLLAPFVTPAITYLLLKTTVSVDILSMFLSIIKVVIIPIGLGFVINKFFGKATQKCVEVLPLISVTAIVMIVAAVVSANSEKILTTGAIVFVVVILHNLLGYGCGFVLGRILKTTPEKTKALSIEIGMQNSGLATSLAGSSFPDLTMATVPGAIFSVWHNISGAILANIYANWHNEKD, via the coding sequence ATGAAAGTACTGGGGAAGACCAGTAATCTTGTGGGAAAGTATATGGCGGTTATTGTGCTGGCAATCGCCGCATTGGCACTATTTGTGCCTTCATCCTTAAACTGGATCAAAACGAGCTGGGTGAATCCGCTGTTGATGATCGTTATGTTTGGTATGGGGCTGACGCTGAAGCTGTCGGATTTTGCAGTCGTATTTAAGAGACCGAAAGATATATTGATCGGCTGTGTCGCACAGTTTACGATCATGCCGCTTCTGGCATTTCTGCTCGGGAAAGCATTTGGCCTGGAAGCCGGACTTCTTGCAGGCGTTATTCTGGTAGGGACCTGTCCGGGCGGTACGTCCTCCAATGTGATGACCTTTTTATCAAAAGGTGACGTGGCGTTATCCGTCGGTATGACAAGCGTCAACACACTGCTGGCGCCGTTTGTTACGCCGGCAATTACCTATCTGCTGCTGAAGACTACCGTTTCCGTTGATATTCTCAGTATGTTTCTGTCTATCATCAAAGTCGTCATCATTCCGATTGGACTGGGCTTTGTAATCAACAAATTTTTCGGGAAGGCCACGCAGAAATGTGTGGAAGTGCTGCCGCTGATTTCAGTCACGGCGATCGTGATGATTGTGGCGGCTGTCGTATCTGCCAACTCAGAGAAGATTCTGACAACAGGGGCGATTGTGTTTGTCGTTGTCATTTTGCATAATCTGCTCGGATATGGCTGCGGCTTTGTACTTGGCCGCATTCTGAAGACGACGCCGGAGAAGACGAAGGCATTGTCGATCGAGATCGGGATGCAGAATTCCGGTCTGGCGACAAGCCTTGCAGGCAGCTCTTTCCCGGATCTGACGATGGCGACCGTGCCAGGGGCGATTTTTTCCGTATGGCACAATATTTCCGGTGCGATACTTGCAAATATTTATGCGAACTGGCATAATGAAAAAGATTGA